The genomic segment AGAAAAAGGGAGAAAAACTACCCCCTGTTCGCATTTCGTCTAAATTCAAAGTCATCTTTGCTTTTAGATTTTGATTTATTAATGCCACTACGAGAGCCAAATTTATCTGCCATGTCTGCTTCTTTTTTGATTTTAGCCAGTCGCTCATTTGGCTGGGTACTAAGCACAGAAACACCCTTAAAATACTCTTTAAATAAAAAGTCATCCTTGCTTATATTTTCACTCTTTAAAAGCTTTTTAGAAACATATTCAAACCGCTTCTCACATACACCAGTAATAAATTCTTTATTGCTATTAAGCCGTTTTTTAAACTCTTTAGCTTCATCAATCTCAAGTTCTGAATGTTCTAAAATGTATAAATTTTTATCCAAAATCTCAAGCTTTTTACTTAATTTAAAAAGACTTTCATTGTGACCGAGCATCCTAGTAACGATTAAGCTATCATCAAAGTATTTTTTAGCATTGTCATCTTTTCTATCACGAAGCATGGCTATGGCTCGTTTAACTTTTTTATAATTTTCAAAATCAGCCTTACTCACACCTTTATTTTTTGGATAAAGCTTGTTGTAGTTATAGCTAAAATTTTCAAGCAAAGTAAGCCCAGCTGAGCGGTCTTTGTAGTTTGCGAGTTTCAACTCGTTAAGAAGATTAGCTTCATGCGTTAGTTTATTAATATTTTTAATTTCAATTAAAATTTTATTGCTTTTGTCCTTAATAATTTTATTGCTTTGTTTTAATTCTTTAGCAAGTTTATACGATTTTTTATTTCGCTTTTTAGCATAGAGTAAGAAAAGTTTTAAAAGCTCTTCATTGACTTTTTTAAGTTTCTCAAGATCATCATTCATAGTTTTAATTCGCTCAGCAGTCGAGTTGTATTTTTCTCTGTTTTTATCTTGCATTTTATCGTAATAGTCGTTGATTTTATCCTTAGCCGTATAATCATCCACCTCAAGCTTAATATTAGATTTTATTTTGTTAAATTCGTTTTTTAAATCCTTATCCAAGAAATTTTTATTTTCATATTTTAGACCACGAGCTGATAGGGCATAAGCAAATGCATCCCTTGCATCATCAAAAAATTCTCTAATCTCCGTACGACTATCAAAGTGAATTTTTTTGCCAGTAAAATTATTTCTTTTATTTAAGACCACATGCACGTGTGGATTATTCTGATGAGTATGCGTTACAAACACATACTTATGTCCTGTAAAATTAGTACCAAGAACACTTTTAACACTTTGCTCTAAAGCTTTTAATTTTTGTTTATCACTACACGGCTCTTTGATAGAAAACATTAAATGCCATGCATCTTTTGAGTTTAGATTTTTACCAAAATCCTTGCTCCATTCGATCATCACTTCGTCACTGCTTACTCTCTCCCCTTTTTCATTAATAGCTGTGCCGTCAATAGAATTTTTAAGAGCATAATCAATGCATCTTTTAATTGAAGTTTTTGGTAAATTTGAAATCATTTTAATAACTGATTGTTTGGTAAAATTATTTTTTGAAAAATTAGTATTAGATCTTGCAAATCCTCTACCACTTCCAAAATAAACATTTTTATGATCGGATTTTGTAAATTTAGTTCGTCCAGCTCTGATAGCTTTTAATTCATCAAAATATTTATCCCAATCAATACTACTCAAAATAATCTCCAAAAAAAATAAAAAATATTTGAAAATTATATTAGCTTAGTAAAAATAAAAAAGAGATTAGAAGAAGTAAGGCAGGATAACCCCTTTTGTGTGCCATTTTTTAGCATAAATACCGAAAAAATCGGCATTTATAGCTGATTTTTGAATTTTTAACAAATTTCAAAAATAAAATAAAAAAGGCTTTGCGTTTTTATTTTTTGGATAAAACAAAGTAATCAAAGAATAAAATAGAAAATTTCAAAAAATATTTGAAAAATTTTAAAACTAATAAAAAATAAAAATCATATTTGGAAAAACAAAAAAGAATAAGCAAAATTATAAAAATATGTAAAAAATGGAAAAATAAGAAAAAAATTTTAATTAAAACATTTTGTAAAACAACATTTTTTAAAAAAAACTTCATCAAACATCGCAAATATAATAAAAACCAAAAAATCAAAAAGTAAATAAAAATCTTAAAATAAATTAAATAGACTTAGTAAATGCCTATAAAATGGTAATTTTGGAAAATAAAATTACAAAATGTTTCTTTTTTGTTTTTGATATAGTTATGAAATAAAATCATAATTAAAGGACAACTCAATGAAAAAAATTTCAAAAAACCTCAAAAAGATTTACTGGCTCTTAGTATGTTCGCCAGTCTTTTTATTTGGTGCAGGAGATAATGTACTTAAAAAAATGGCGACTGCTGCAAATGAACAAATCACAGAAGCTGGAAGTAGTGTAGCAAGTGTTTTAAATACAGTCATTCTTGTGCTTGGTGTTTTATGGATTATATTTTTAGCATTAGTTGCATTCTTTAATATTGAAGCTGCAAAAAATCACGCAAAAGGTATTTTAATTGCCTCGATTATTCTTGGTATTTGTTACGGATTAAGTGCGGCTGCAATGTAAGGAAGTAAAAATGATAGTAACAGATTGCTATATGGATTTAACTAAAAAAACAAAAATAATAGGTTTAACTTCAACTAGTTTAATTATTGTATTTATAGCTGGATTTATAGCGTGGTTTGTTCTAATTTTATATTCATTAGTAATTGTGGCAGTTTTATACTGCTTGTTTTTTATTTTAGAATTTTTTGATGAAGATATATATGCGATCATCGGTTCTAAAATGAAAATTTCTCAAAATAAATTTTATGCATAGGGTTAAAAATGGCTCGTGGATTAATTGATGTATTTAAAGACTGGAAGAAAGAAAAACAAAGGGAAAAAGAAAAGCAAGAGCTAGGTTTTGATAATTCAAAAAATAAAAAGAATGCAAAAAGAAACAATAAACAGACAAATCAAAGTGGATGCGGATTAAATAAAAAAGCAGACAAGATAATAATGTTAGCAGAACCACAAATTTATACATTAGCAAAAGAAAATAATATCGCATGTAAATATGGTGATAATGTAATAATTACAAAAGATGGCAATGCAACCATAGCAGTAGAGCTAAAAGGAACGAGCTATGCTGGAATTACTCTTGATGATGAAACAGATTATCTTTTAAATCGTGTTATGTTTTTTACAACATTAAAAAACGATGTAGAAATAAATTTAATTATTAAAAAAGACAAACAAGATATAACTAAAATTAAAAAAAGAGATATAAACCCATATGCAGAAGAGATAATAGAAAAATGGGAGACAAATCAAGATATTTACTCAATAAAATATTACTTAATTATCTCAACAATCACTAAAAATTTAACAGGCATACTTGAAAGTTTTAAGACAAAAGTAACAAGCGAACAAAACGAAGAAAGTAGTGAAAGTGTAAATTTAAGACAAAAAATAGATCTATTAAATGAAACACTTTTAAATATTAAAAATTATCTTTTAATTTATAATCCACGCCAAATGGAAGCTGATGAAATAATTAATTTTTATGCTACATACTCAAATGCAAAAGAAACCAGCCTAAGATATACAAACGAATTAATAACGGATTGTTATATAAGCTCGGACGTTGAATTTAAAAAAGATTATATAGAATTTTTTCGCAACGACGGCACTACCAAATACGCAAGATTTATAAGCATTAAAGCCTACGAAACAGAGCAGTTAAAATCACTTATTACTTCAAATCTAATCAAAAGTAATAATGAATTTATGGCAATGATTTATTTTAAAGCATATGAGAAAAGAAAAGCAATCAAAAAGATAAAAGATACAAAAACATTCTCGGTTGAACTAGTAAGAGCAGAGCTTGATGAATTAATGGAGTTAGTTCAAGCAGACAGAGAAAACTTAGTAGAAACAAGTTTTTCAGTATATTGTCTAGCAGATAGCTTATCAGAGTTAGACGATAAAGCAAACAAGCTTAAAAATATTCTTGAAAATCAAGGGTTAAATGTCGTAAGAGAGACACTAAATCAAAAACCCTTATATTTTAGTTTCTTTCCAAGCAGGGGAAATTTAAATGCAAGAAAGAAAACGCTAAACATAAGCAACTTATCCACAATCGCCAACTTTGAAAACGAAGTAACAGGCTTTAATAGAAATGATTGGGGAGATGAAGCAGTAACAACATTTAAGCATATAAACCAAACACCCTTCCTTTTTAACTTTCACTATACACCAGACGGCGATAGACCAGCAGGTCATACAATGATAATGGGTGGAACTGGAAAGGGAAAGACAACACTTGCTGAGTTTTTAATGACAAATCTATTTAAATATCCAATAAACATATTCGCAATGGATAAATTAAGAGGAATGAGCAACTTTACAAATTATATGGATGGAGAGTACCACGACAGTGAGAGCGAAGAGTTTAAACTAAATCCATTTACTCTTGCTGATACACATGAGAACAGGGAATTTTTAAAATCATGGCTTCAAATGATGGCAGAGATAAAAATAGACGAACACGAAGAAAAAAAGGATATTAACAGCACCGTAGATAGAATGT from the Campylobacter pinnipediorum subsp. pinnipediorum genome contains:
- a CDS encoding relaxase/mobilization nuclease domain-containing protein, coding for MSSIDWDKYFDELKAIRAGRTKFTKSDHKNVYFGSGRGFARSNTNFSKNNFTKQSVIKMISNLPKTSIKRCIDYALKNSIDGTAINEKGERVSSDEVMIEWSKDFGKNLNSKDAWHLMFSIKEPCSDKQKLKALEQSVKSVLGTNFTGHKYVFVTHTHQNNPHVHVVLNKRNNFTGKKIHFDSRTEIREFFDDARDAFAYALSARGLKYENKNFLDKDLKNEFNKIKSNIKLEVDDYTAKDKINDYYDKMQDKNREKYNSTAERIKTMNDDLEKLKKVNEELLKLFLLYAKKRNKKSYKLAKELKQSNKIIKDKSNKILIEIKNINKLTHEANLLNELKLANYKDRSAGLTLLENFSYNYNKLYPKNKGVSKADFENYKKVKRAIAMLRDRKDDNAKKYFDDSLIVTRMLGHNESLFKLSKKLEILDKNLYILEHSELEIDEAKEFKKRLNSNKEFITGVCEKRFEYVSKKLLKSENISKDDFLFKEYFKGVSVLSTQPNERLAKIKKEADMADKFGSRSGINKSKSKSKDDFEFRRNANRG
- a CDS encoding type IV secretion system DNA-binding domain-containing protein, which translates into the protein MARGLIDVFKDWKKEKQREKEKQELGFDNSKNKKNAKRNNKQTNQSGCGLNKKADKIIMLAEPQIYTLAKENNIACKYGDNVIITKDGNATIAVELKGTSYAGITLDDETDYLLNRVMFFTTLKNDVEINLIIKKDKQDITKIKKRDINPYAEEIIEKWETNQDIYSIKYYLIISTITKNLTGILESFKTKVTSEQNEESSESVNLRQKIDLLNETLLNIKNYLLIYNPRQMEADEIINFYATYSNAKETSLRYTNELITDCYISSDVEFKKDYIEFFRNDGTTKYARFISIKAYETEQLKSLITSNLIKSNNEFMAMIYFKAYEKRKAIKKIKDTKTFSVELVRAELDELMELVQADRENLVETSFSVYCLADSLSELDDKANKLKNILENQGLNVVRETLNQKPLYFSFFPSRGNLNARKKTLNISNLSTIANFENEVTGFNRNDWGDEAVTTFKHINQTPFLFNFHYTPDGDRPAGHTMIMGGTGKGKTTLAEFLMTNLFKYPINIFAMDKLRGMSNFTNYMDGEYHDSESEEFKLNPFTLADTHENREFLKSWLQMMAEIKIDEHEEKKDINSTVDRMYEMKQPNQVITLSDFIISLPADNDGKSRLKIRFDSYKGSIFDNKEDALNFKKQLSVLNMDGILTNKKISALTAIYIFHKLKNQAKNSTDTRGFFCFIDELKDYLQDETMQEKILESILEVRKIGGVMCMGFQSLSLFKQIERGSSFLDNIANFIIFPTNNTEALNEMHEIIGLAPTEIKYLKESNSSTREVLLNMKLRNESAKLNIDLSKLGSLLKAFSSSSDNVMLIKKLKEESPKHWRKLYLEHKGVIQ